In Nostoc sphaeroides, the genomic window TTAACATATTGCTTTAATCATGTCAAGCTTATTTTAGAACTACTTTAGTACATGAGGCGCGGAAATAAATATATCATTTCAAATGGCGCAAGAAGCTCGGAATACAATAAATACCTTTGACTTTTGACTTCCGCCTTGCGTTACTAGCTTGTCTGGAGAAGATATATTACCTGGTTTTGTTTTGCATTTACGGCTACTGTGCGCTTAATTACAATTCCGAACATAGAGGCATTGCAATGCAACGTCTCTACAAACATTATGGATAGGAAACTTATTTTATCCAAACTGCATTGGCTATACTACTGCTAGAAATGAATTTATATTAAAAATTAGCGGATTTATTTGTGACTATTATGTATAAATAATCATCCTAAAGAATCCAGATATTTACAAATTGAAGAGATTGTGTTTTGTTACCCGTGCTGTCACAATTATTAAATTATTCTCAGTATTTGTTTTTAATTTCCAATTTTAACAGATGGAGGGCATCTGCGGCATAAAGGGCGATCGCATGATCAAAAAATGGTATCGAGTCCAAAAGCTAAAAGCAATATTCATCCTAGCATTGGCAGTTGTATTTACTAATGCTGTAGTCTCCTATAGCAACACTGTGAAGCTGATTCACAACCAGCAATGGGTGATATACTCCTATAAAGTGGTTACTCAACTTGAAAGTATCAAATCTACACTCAAAGATACTGAAACTGCACAACGTAATTACCTAATTACAGCAGATGTAGATGATCTAAAAATTTATATTGCAGCTAATCAACAAACTAATAAGAATATTCAAATTATTCGGAAGTTAACTGCTGATAACCATCAAAAGCAGCAGTGGATTTCTTTGCTGGAGCCGAAAATTACCAACAGGCTCAAAATGCTGCAACAAGAAATTTCCCTCAGACAAAATCAAGGATTTGAAGCAGTTCGGCAGCGCATTTTATCTGACAAAGACAAGCAAAGCAGCAAAGAAATCCAACAGCTTATTCACGACTCTTTAGAGGTAGAGCAAAATTTATTACAGCAGGGAATGCAGCAGGCAGAAGCAAGTTCCCAAAAGGCGATAGTCACATTTTTTATCGCTGCTGTTGTGGATTTGGTGCTGGTAGCGTTGTTGTATGACTTGTTGTGGCGTTATATCAGACAACTTCAGCAGACGGAACTGGCCCTACGGCAAAGTGAAAATCGTTTACGAGCCATGATAGATGCAGAACCAGAATGCATCAAATTAATTGCCAGGGATGGCACCCTTTTAGAAATTAATGCAGAAGGGTTGGCAATGATGGAAGTGGAAAGTGCTGATGTATTGATTGGTAAAGCTATTGATGATCTAATTGTACCAGAGTATAGAGCAGCCTTTGCCGACTTGCATAAAAATGTCTGCCAAGGTAACAAGGGGACTTTAGAGTTTGAAATCTTGGGATTTAAAGGTACCCGCCGCTACATGGAAACTCATGCCGTACCATTGCGTAACGAATCTGATGGTACGTTCATCCATTTGGCACTGATGCGAGATATAACTCAGCAAAAACAGGCAGAACAGAAAATCCGTGAACAAGGGTTGCTGCTGGATGTATCAAGTGATGCGATTCTGGTGCGAAATATCCACAACCAAATATTGTTTTGGAATCAAGGTGCCCAACGTCTATACGGCTGGAAAACTGCGGAAGTTGTGGGTAAGAATGTTTTGCAACTTTTGTATAAAGACATTTCACCACAGCTAGAAGATGCTTACTTGAGGGTGATGAATACAGGTGAGTGGCGGGGTGAGTTGCATCAACTGACAAGGGAAGGTAAAGTAATTATCGTTGAAAGTCGGTGGATATTGATCCGAGATGATAATGGACAACCCAAATCCATTTTGAGTGTGAACACCGAGATTACGCAGCAGAAACAACTGGAAGCTCAACTTCTGCGATCGCAACGTTTGGAGAGTATCGGCACTTTAGCTAGTGGTATCGTCCATGACCTGAACAATATACTATCGCCAATTTTAATGTCAGTTCAACTGTTGCAGAAAAAATTGCCCGATTCGCAGAGTCAGCAAATACTGCAAACTTTAGAAAATAATGTGAAACGCGGCGCTAATTTGCTCAAGCAAGTGTTATCTTTTGCACGGGGCATCGAAGGTAAACAGACAATTGTCCAAATTCAGCCTTTGATGGTAGAAATTGAGCAAATTATCACTCAAACATTCCCCAAATCCATCATCTGTCAGGCAGATATCCCTAAAAATCTGTGGTATGTCCGTGGAGACGCAACTCAAATACATCAGGTGCTGATAAATTTAGTAGTTAATGCCCGTGATGCTATGCCCAATGGTGGTATATTGAGGATTGCTGCGGAAAATCTGGTGATTGGTGAACATTCTACCCAGATAAATATTGATGCTAAAGTGGGTTCTTATATTGCGATCGTGGTAACGGATACTGGTATGGGAATGCCGCCGGCAGTCCAGCAACGGATTTTTGAACCATTTTTTACTACCAAAGAGATAGGCAAAGGTACAGGTTTAGGACTTTCTACCGCGTTGGGTATTATTAAGAATCATGGTGGTTTTGTCAATGTTTACAGTCAGGTAGGCAGAGGGACTCAATTTACAGTGTACTTGCCTGCCTCAACATCTAAAGACACACATTTGCTGTCTCCAGAACTGGAATCAGTTATAGGAGATAGCTAATGAAAGTATCACAGACTACAAATAATCCTGTCAACCAAAACTTTCTGTCCACGTTGGAAATGAGAACAGTCTAACTTAGTCCTCAGCCGGAAGTTCAACAAGTCATAGCGAGGTGAAGCATCTGGTGGATGACTTACTCTTGGTGGGATATCGAGTGCTTCGATTGGACAACCGCCAATTGTGGAATCTGGAGTCACCCTAAAACTAAAGCCGGGTAATTCAAGGCGCTTCACTACAATGTTCCGCAAATGGCGAGAATGGTGAATAACATTTGAGAGCATTTTTACCATCAGCCAAAAATTAGCGATCGCTTAGTAAGTAAGTCGGTGCAATAAAATCAAACTATGTAAACAAAAGTAAATAAGCCTCAAACTCTTTCTCTCCCTGCTCCCTGCCCCCAGCAAGAACTGCCTTATTGCAACAATAATTATTTACGCCGACCTACTTAATACAGCAGATTGCGCTCTAATCTAATACACGTAGAGACGAAGAAAAGCTACGTCTCTACAAGGTTTTGGGTTTTAATATGTACTTCATTTACCTGAAATCTGCTGTAATGGGAATAGTACCTTTATAGCGGTTAATTTCTGCTAAAATATTTATTCTTGGTTCTTCAGTAGCTGTTAGAGATCGCAGTTGGATTAACAGCAGTAATTTCTGAGTAACGAGCAAAATCAGTAATGTTAAATGTAAGAATATGAGTTAGCCCATGCACCAGCATTGCTGCAACCAGTCGCGCATCGTGTACGTTAATTCCCCTAATTCCATAGGCAATTACTAGCCTTTCCCATTCCTGGTAAATTGCTTCAGTATCTAGCAACAATGGAAAAAACACCTTTAAACGGTTAACTTCTGCCTGTGTTTCTGCTACACTACGCCCTAAGCCATTTCGCTCGGTTGGGCGTGTGTAGACGTTCCAAAATTCAATCAAGTTTTGCGGTACGATGTGAGACTGTTCGCCGCGATCGCGTAACGTCCTGATAGCATTAATGGCATCCGGGTTCATTGGATGGCTAAGGTCTACACTCCTTAACAGGACATTACTATCTACGAGATAAGCCACTTAGCCTCGTTCTCCATAAATACTTGAGCGGCTAATGGCTTCATCCGAAAGCGACGGGAGGTTAAGCTCTCGGTGGCTCTCCACCCACTCAGTAAATGCTGTCACCCACTCTTGGGGAGTTGCAGTTTCATAGAAAGGGCGTTCCCTTGATGGTTGCACCAGCTGCTCAAGCATGGAATTTAAGTGAGGTTTAATCTCCGATGGAGTACGCTTAGAAATCTTCGCCAACAAAAGCGTAATTGTTTCAATATCTTTACTATGGGCTTGTTCTAAATCACTCACAACGGATTTTGGTTGACTGTTCATAACTAAAATATCATATAAATTTAAGTTAATGGCTTATTTTTAAGCTTAAAGTATTTCAACTAAATCAACTTTGTTTGAGCTAACCACAAGTAGGTTTAAATGTGAGGAAAATAAAATTACTGGCTTTGATATTAATTAGTTTGGCAATGGTGTTGTGGTTGAATTTGCGTTTCTCAACACCGTCAATACCAACTGTTGCATCGTCACCACCAAAAACTATCCGCTACTTCGAGCGCACTTTGCCCCAAAGCATCGCTCACATTCTGTTGATTCCAGCTAATAGCAAATTTTTGGTAACTCCTGCATTATCACAAAAGGTAAACACTGTAGAGGAATTTGCCAAGAAGCATCGAGCCGTAGCTATTTTGAATGCAGGCTTTTTTGACCCAATTAACCAAAAAACTACATCATATATTGTCATACAAAGAAAGTTGGTTGCTGACCCCAAGGAAAACGAACGATTAGTAAACAATCCCAACTTAAAACCTTACCTGAGTCAAATATTCAATCGCTCAGAATTCCGCCGCTATTTATGTGGGCAAACTATTAGCTATTCAATTGCCCTACACAGTCAGTCACCACCAGCCGGTTGTCAGTTAGTCGATGCTATAGGTGCAGGCCCAAGCCTATTACCAGAACTCACGTTAGCAAAAGAGGGCTTTGTAGATAATGCCACCAAACGAGATGCACTTGGCAGCAACCAACCCAATGCCAGAACTGCCGTAGGTATTACCCGTGATGGCAGCATTGTATTAGTTATGGTGGCTCAAAAACCCTCGGCTCCCGCTAATTCTGGGATATCTTTACCAGCATTAGCTGATTTTATGAAAACTCTTGGTGCTGATAAAGCGATGAATCTCGACGGGGGGAGTTCGTCTTCGCTTTATTACAATGGCAAAACCTTTTACGGAAAGGTTGATTTGGAAGGAAATTCTATGAAGCGTCCCGTGAAATCAGTTTTGCTGGTTCAGAAAAACTAGTAGTCTGTCAAGAAATAATTGACCAAATAATTATTAATTCATAATTCATAATTCATAAATTTTAAAATGAGTACAGCAGCCCCCAATACGGTTCAGTTAAGGATTTTTGGTACTAATTTTAGACCTGTAGAGACGCGAAATTTCGCGTCTTTACCAAGGTTTTTGGGCTTAACTGAACTGTATTGCAGCAGCCCCCACGCTCATTTTTAAATCAGTGGTCTTAAATCAGTGGAGAGTTCAAGCTCCCACTGATAGCGAAGCGTTAGCGAGTCATCGTTCGCGCAGCGTCTCGTAGAGAGCGTCTTTAAATTATGAATTATTAATTATCAATTATGAATTAGTTTGACAGATAGATTAAGAGTAGAGACGGCGATTTATCGCGTCTCCCTAACCGTCAAATTTAACGAGACAGACTACTAGTTATCTGTCTCATTAAATTTTATCCGTTTGTAGTGAGGACTTAAGTCCTCAAATATTCAAGCACTAAAGTGCTTACTACAAACCTACCAAAATTTTTGCGATAAACCACTAGTTTTGAACGCTATCTGAAGGAGCAAGTCTTTACTTTCCTCTTACCGCCGACTGCGAAAACCCTGTCTTCCATTAACTTGGTCAAAAAGGACATCGTATTTATCAAAAAATGCGATGCCAGGATTTACAAATATAGGAAGTTCTGCCTGTGGTGAGATACTCAAATTCCAGCGATTAAATCCGTCGCGGGTTCCTGGTGTCAGGCTGTAATCAAAAATGCTATTAATAGCTACTTTCAAAGCATTTGTTGAGCGTAATACTCCCGGTTTGAGTTTACCTGCTGTGGAAGCTGACTTGAATTCAGTCAAACCATTAATAGTTCCAGTATCAGTAATCATTGTGCTATTACAAGAATTTTTAGCAGAACTTCCAGCAAGAGTTAAACAAACTTTACTCAGTCGAGAGTCCCATCTATTACCAGGTACACCATTAATTTCAGGTTGTTTACTCCAAGCAGCCATTTTGAAACCTGCTTGATTATCAGCAGTTAAACCGAGAATTAAACTGCCATTCTTGTTAGTACCACCATTTCCAATCACGATAAATCCGTTACTCAGATTGCCTGGTAATTTTCTTAACGGATTATAGAGAAGTGACTTTTCAAAATAGTTGACACCGATAATACCGGAAAATGGCACACCATTCTTTGCTGAACAATTCGGCTTTTGGGCAGTACATTGGCGACTAGTAACAATCTGTACCGGAACGGGTTCTGCGGCGGGAAGCAACCCAAATCGGATGTTAGTATAAACTAATTCTCCCTCCAGGATAGTACCATCACTTAATACCTCCTTGATATTTTGTCCCGTTCTGCGGATAGGGGCATTACCTAAAAACTCTTTGGGAACTCGCAGCCCTGCTGAACCAGTATCTAATAAAATACGCCTTGGCTGACCACCTGCGATCGCCATTTCCAAAAAATACCCACGAACTCGTTGACCGAGGGAAGGTTTTGTGTATAAAGGTAGGGATATAGTATCAAAAGTTGGCTTGCGGGGTGTATTTTGAGAGATATCGCGCAACGCTGAATTGGGAAAAAGAGCCGCAAATGCTGATTGTCGTTGGGCTGCTGGTTCAGGTGCGATATCCCAAAGGCTTTCGTAGTAGAAAAAGCCGCTACCTAAACCGCGTTGTTGCGCTGCTTCTACCTGGGATTGGATTTGTGGCATAGAAACTGGACGATTTCGCAATCCTGCCATAATACCGATACCAGTTGGGATGACTTGTTTTGTTTCTAAAATTTCTGGGCGGTTAATTTGAGCGATAAAACTTTCTAAATCATTACGGTATACTTGCATCACTAACTCATCGACAATACCCAACCGTACCCAGTTGAGCCAGTCTTGCAGTTGCAGCTTGTAGGCGAAATCATAATAATTAGGAGCAACTGAGAAAATAGCATTCGGTTTTCTAGCTTTCACAGTTTGGTAGAGGTCTACCATGAATGTGCTGATTTTATCTGCCCGCCATTTTATCCATGCTTGGGCTTGAGGATTGGGCGGGGGAGGATTGCCAGTTTCTTGAGTATATAAACTAATTGTGTATTTATCGTAACCAAAATCCACAGGTAAACTCGTATGGTCGTCAAATTGAACGCCATCAGCATCGTATTGAGTAATGACTTCCATCACAAGTTCGGTGATAAACTTTTGCACTTGGGGGTGAAACGGATTCAACCACGCTACTTCACCCGCAGCACTAATTGAAGTTTGCGTACCATCCCGCTTTTGTGTCAGCCAATCTGGATGCTGGGATGCGAGTTCCGAACTTAGGGGAACCATGAAACCAAATTCAAACCAAGGTATTGCTAGTAACCCTTCTCTGCGGGCTTGGCTAATAATGTCTGCAATCACATCTTGTCCATCTTTTCCCTTAAAGAAGAAGGGAATACCCTTTTTTTGCATGACAGCGCTGGGGTAATATGTATAGCCATCGTTCCAGACTACTGGATAAACAGTGTTAAAGTTTAACTGCCGCAGTTGGCTCATGGCTGCAAGCACCTGCGAACGATTTCGGAAAACGCTAAAATCGTTACCACTGAGCCACACCCCCCGAATTTCTTGACGAGGTTGAGGAGGTAGTTGGGCAACGCTAGGGGCAAAAGTGTTGAGTAGTAATACCGCAAGGAATGATATTAGACATAATAATGGCAGCAGACGCTTCCTTAAAAGCCACCAACCTTGATGAATAAGGCGACTAGGCGCAATACCAGACGCTTTAGGTAGCTTGCTACGACATAGAAGTAAGCCTCTACGCACAGGCTTAAATAGTAAGTTAGTTAAAATAGCATTAATTTTTATGGTTTTTTCCCAGAACTGAGTTGTCATTACTTCTGCTTACTAAATGAGGTTAATTGGTTATATTTCATTTCTTATCAACATTAAATTACTGCATCAGGAAAACTGATACAGTAATTTAGCTGCAAGATAGTTGACGCAGTTATCGGGTTAGTAGTGCCAAGTATAAATGTTTCAAATGTAACCTGTAATATATTTGCGCTGCACTCACGCCTACGCCTGGTAGATTTTTTGCATAGCACCATTCCTCTTATTGAAATTAAGTCACAATGATAATAGGCAATCATAGAGGGTGCTGTTATGTCTGGTCTAACTCAAACTGTTCGGAACTTGTTCATTCGGATTCAAGGCTTGCTTGATGTTTTATTCCAAAGTGTTTCCAATTTTTTCGGAAATTTCTTTGGTTTTTTTGGCAACCTGTTTGGATTCAATAGCTCTGGTTATTTCTTGGAATCTGATCGGGAGCAAGGTACAAAACAAGCTTCTGCAAAAGAGCAAATTGAAACGAATCAGGATAACACTCCTAAAATTTCCGCCACTACCCGCCGTCGTTCTAATGCCAAAATTGACGACTACTTCCTCAATATGGCTCGTGATGTGAAAAAGAATTAATAAAATCAGCAATTGGAGGGTGATCTTAGTAATGCGATCGCGTACCACTCCGTGGAAGCAAGCTACGCCAAGCGTCTCGTAGAGAAGCTCGTCGTAGGCATCGCTTTGCCACCCACTGCAAGGAAAAGGTAGAGCTACCAATTAATTACTGTTAAAATTGTTACCTTCGCAAACTCTTGGTCGGCAGTCACCAAACTTGCTGAATTTTGGAGCGCCATTGCTGCAATAATTGCATCTGGTAGTTTCAACCGATATTGCTGGCGAATTTCAATGATTTTCTTAATCAAAACAGCATCACTCGCTACTAAGTTGACAACCTCAACTCGTTGCAAAAACTGCTCAAAAAGCTGACGATCCTCTTGACTTAGCCCAGAAAACGCGAGAAATTCAATTTTGCTAATAACTGAAACTCCAATCCAATCAGTATCTTGGAGTAATTGAATAAGTTGAGAATTTCCTTGAAGCAGAGCTACTATCGCATTCGTATCCAACACGTAGCGATTACCACTCATAGCGTAGATTCCTCTGCATTGCTACCGCATCTCCTTGCCAAGTTAATCGCCCCACCAAATCGGAGAAATCATAATTAGGTTGCTGCTTTCCCTCTAAAGAAACTGGATTCAAAACAACTACAATGTCCACTTCAACCGCCGCTAACTGTGTTGGAATATTAAGATTTAAATATCCTGATTCATCGATTTTAGTTGTAAGTTTTAAAACTTCCATTGCCAAATAATTAGTAAACCTTATCTTATTCTAGATTTTGTAGAGCGAACATTGCTTAATCAGATCCTCAGAACCCCGACTTTTTTGAAAAGTCGGGGTTCTTGTACCTCACGATAAATATTCTTCTGGTGTTTTCAAACTACTCGTTTAGCCCCCTAACTTTTTAGATCCCCCTAAATCCCCCGATAAATTGGGGGACTTTAAGAGACTCTTAGCCCCCCTTTTTAAGGGGGTTGGGGGGATCTAAGACTTTAACAACACGCCGTAGCCCCTAAAAAAATCTGTTACCAAAACTGCAACCACAGATGAGTCCGCTAGCTGCACCTATAAAATCAACATAAAGTTTCAGCAATATTACTGGCGACAATTAAATAATTTACTAATCATCGGAATTCATGCCGACGGGATAGGGCTGTAAATAATCACTGATTGAGGCTGTGAGGCTAAAGAATGAAGAGAAGTGCAAAGTCTCAACGAGTTTGCTGGTGGTTTCTACCAAAATTGACCCGCTACAGTTTAACTTTCTTGCTGAGTGCGGTAATGCTTGCTGATGCTGTGGGGGCGACACCGAGAAACCGAGGGTTGCAGATAGCACAGCAGCCAGCAAACGCACAACAAGATGCCACTAGTGCTGCTGCGGAACGGGTTTTTCAAGAGGGGATGCAGCTTTATCAACAAGGTACAGCAGAATCACTGCGACAGGCGATCGCAAAATGGCAAGAAGCGCTGAAGCTTTGGCAACAAGTTGATGATAAAGGCTGGGAAGCCACCACCCTCAACAATATTGGCTTAGTCTACTCCGATTTAGGAGAAAAGCAACAAGCAATTCAATACTACAATCAAGCTTTACCCATATTCCGTGCAGTGGGGAACAGGACAGGGGAAGCCATCAGCCTCGTTAGCATTGGCGCTGTCTACTCTGATTTAGGAGAAAAGCAACAAGCAATTCAATACTACAATCAAGCTTTACCCATATTCCGTGCAGTGGGGGACAGGGGAGGGGAAGCCACCACCCTCAACAATATTGGCTTAGTCTACTCTGATTTAGGAGAAAACCAAGAAGCGCTCAAATACTACAACCAAGCTTTACCCATACGCCGTGCAGTGGGGGATAGGCGAGGGGAAGCCATCACCCTCCACAATATTGGCTTAGTCTACTACTCATTAGAACAAAAGCAAGAAGCGCTCAAATACTACAACCAAGCTTTACCCATATTTCGTGCAGTGGAGGACAGGAAAGGGGAAACCAACACCCTCAACAATATTGGCGCTGTCTACGACTCGTTAGGAGAAAACCAAGATGCACTCAGATACTACAACCAAGCTTTACCCATATCCCGTGCAGTGGAGGACAGAAAAGGAGAAGCCACCACCCTCAACAATATTGGCGCTGTCTACTCCTCATTAGGAGAAAACCAAGAAGCGCTCAAATACTACAACCAAGCTTTACCCATACGCCGTGCAGTGAGGGACAGGGGAGGGGAAGCCATCAGCCTCACCAGTATTGGCTTAGTCTACGACTCATTAGGAGAAAAGCAAGATGCACTCAGATACTACAACCAAGCTTTATCTATATTCCGTGCAGTTGGGCACAGGAGAGGGGAAGCCACCACCCTCAACAGTATTGGCGCTGTCTACTCCTCATTAGGAGAAAACCAAGAAGCGCTCAAATACTACAACCAAGCTTTACCCATACGCCGTGCAGTGAGGGACAAGGAAGGGGAAGCCATCAGCCTCACCAGTATTGGCGCTGTCTACTCCTCATTAGGAGAAAAACAAGAAGCGCTCAAATACTACAACCAAGCTTTACCCATATTCCGTGCAGTGGAGGGCAGAAAAGGAGAAGCCACCACCCTCAACAATATTGGCTTAGTCTACTCCTCATTAGGGGAAAAACAAGATGCACTCAGATACTACAACCAAGCTTTACCCATATTCCGTGCAGTGGAGGAGAGAAGAGGGGAAGCCATCAGCCTCACCAGTATTGGCTTAGTCTACTCTGATTTAGGAGAAAAACAAGAAGCGCTCAAATACTACAACCAAGCTTTACCCATAAACCGTGCAGTGAGGGACAAGGAAGGGGAAGCTAATACTCTCTTTCACATGGCTAATCTAGAACGCGATCGCGGTAATCTAAAAGAAGCTCAAACACAGATTCAAGCAGCTATTGAAATCATTGAAGATTTACGCACCAAAATAGCCGACAAAGAACTACGCGCTTCCTACTTTGCCTCAGTCCAAGTCTACTACAAGTTCTATATCGACTTGCTGATGGAACAGCACAAAAAAGATCCATCAAAAGGATACGATGCTTTGGCGCTGGAAGTTAGCGATCGCTCCCGCGCCCGTGTTCTAATTGAATTACTAACCGAAGCAAACATAGATATCAAAAAAGGCATTGACCCAACACTTTTAGCAGAAGAACGCCGTCTACAAGGGCAAATCAATGCTCAAGAAAAATTATTATCAGAACTATCATCTAAAAAAGAAACCCCAGAACAAGTTTTAACCAACACCAAACAAAAAATCGAAGACATACTCAAACAACAGCGAGAACTTCAGATAAAAATTCGCGCCAAAAACCCGGAATATGCCGATTTGATATATCCCAAACCTTTGACTCTCAAAGAAATTCAGCAACAACTAGATAAAGACACACTGCTATTGCAATATTCTTTAGGTAAAGAACGTAGCTATCTTTGGGCTGTCACACCCGATTCTCTCTATAGCTATGAACTCCCAGGAAGTGAAAAGATAGACAAAGCAGCCAAGAATTTATACAACAACTTAAGAAATCCGGGGATGCAGGGAGTTTCCCCAGAAGATACAGGGAAAGCTGCTAATGAACTGAGTCAACTTATCCTTGCGCCAGTTGCTGATAAATTGGGGAAAAAACGCCTAGTAATTGTTGGTGATGATGCCTTACAATACATTCCCTTTGCGGCATTAACTGACCTAACCCCCCAGCCCCCTTCCCTATCAGGGAAGGGGGAGCAAGATAAACTCCCCTCTCCTCCCAGGAGAGGGGTTGGGGAAGAGGTCAATTATCAACCATTGGTAGTCAACCATGAAATTATCAGTCTACCTTCCGCCTCGACCATTGCTATTCTCAGGAAACAAATCAAAGGGCGGATAAAAGCACCGAAAACCCTCGCCATCCTTGCAGACCCAGTGTTTAGTGCTAATGATCAGCGAGTAACTAATAAATCTTCCAACGTTGCTAATAATAACGTTGACCAGCAAGTAGAAGAGTCTGCCTTGAAGCGGTCTACTAGAAACATGAACCGCAGTGAAATTGGAAGACTCCCAGGAACAGAACAAGAGGCGCAGGAAATTCTTAAACTTGTGCCAGCGTCAGAGAATCTCCAAGCTTTTGGTTTTGATGCTAACTACAACTGGGCTACTAGTGACCAACTGAGTCAATACAAGATGCTGCATTTTGCTACCCACGGCTTTCTAGACAGCACTGACCCAGAGTTATCAGGAATTGTCCTTTCCCTGATAGATAAACAAGGTAAGTCCCAAAGAGGCTTTCTGCGCCTCACTGATATCTTTAACCTCAACTTCCCGGCGGAGTTGGTGGTGCTGAGTGCCTGCTCAACCGGACTGGGCAAGGAAGTTAAAGGAGAAGGATTAGTGGGATTGACAAGAGGGCTAATGTATGCAGGTGCAGCGCGGGTGGTAGTGTCTTTATGGAACGTTAATGATAAAGCGACATCGTTATTGATGAGTCAATTTTACAGCGAAATGTTACAGCAAGGGAAAACTCCGGCTGCTGCCCTCAGAGCCGCACAACTCAAAATGTGGGAACAAGAAAAGTGGCGAAATCCTTATTCTTGGTCGGCTTTTACCCTGCTGGGTGAATGGCGGTGAACGTTGGAACCCCGCTTCTATTCCTCTAAGAGAAAGGTCGAGAGGCTTTGATTCTTGCTCTCCAAAGGTCGAATTACCCCCCTTAATCCCCCCTTGTAAAGGGGGGAAAAAGAAATCCAGTTCCCTCCCCTTTACAAGGGGAGGGTTAGGGAGGGGTAAATACTGTAAGACAAAATTTATTAGGAGTGATTTTTCATGAAAAGCATATTTACATCCAGACAATTTATTTTTCCCTGCATAGCAACAATTGGGATAGGAATTTTGGGGATTTGGGCTTCAGTCTCAGCCAAACCACAAACCCCACCCAGCTTTACCAAAGCTGAAAATCCCGGCGAATTTAAACTAGAAGGAAAAGGGGAGCCTTCAGTGCTAAATCAGAAAGAAGAACTCCCCGGAGAACGAGCCATTGTTGGTTCAAAAGATGACCGTATCCCTATGACTAGCAGAGACTACCCTTGGTCAGCCATTGGTAAAATCGAGGGGGTAGGTGCTGACGGTAGCGGTTATAGTTGCACGGGAACATTGATTGCTGAAGACGTTGTTTTGACAAATGCTCACTGTGTCGTTAACCCGGAAACCCGAAAAATTAGTCAAGCGATCGCATTTGAGCCAAACTTAGTTAATGGTGTCGTCAAAAGTAAAAATGATATAGCCTACGCCACTAATGTTTATTACGGCACAGACTTTAAAAATGGCACTTTAGCCGACTACGCAAACGATTGGGCAATTTTGAAGCTCAACAAGCCTATCGGGAAAAAATATGGTT contains:
- a CDS encoding type II toxin-antitoxin system VapC family toxin; translation: MSGNRYVLDTNAIVALLQGNSQLIQLLQDTDWIGVSVISKIEFLAFSGLSQEDRQLFEQFLQRVEVVNLVASDAVLIKKIIEIRQQYRLKLPDAIIAAMALQNSASLVTADQEFAKVTILTVINW
- a CDS encoding CHAT domain-containing protein, with amino-acid sequence MKRSAKSQRVCWWFLPKLTRYSLTFLLSAVMLADAVGATPRNRGLQIAQQPANAQQDATSAAAERVFQEGMQLYQQGTAESLRQAIAKWQEALKLWQQVDDKGWEATTLNNIGLVYSDLGEKQQAIQYYNQALPIFRAVGNRTGEAISLVSIGAVYSDLGEKQQAIQYYNQALPIFRAVGDRGGEATTLNNIGLVYSDLGENQEALKYYNQALPIRRAVGDRRGEAITLHNIGLVYYSLEQKQEALKYYNQALPIFRAVEDRKGETNTLNNIGAVYDSLGENQDALRYYNQALPISRAVEDRKGEATTLNNIGAVYSSLGENQEALKYYNQALPIRRAVRDRGGEAISLTSIGLVYDSLGEKQDALRYYNQALSIFRAVGHRRGEATTLNSIGAVYSSLGENQEALKYYNQALPIRRAVRDKEGEAISLTSIGAVYSSLGEKQEALKYYNQALPIFRAVEGRKGEATTLNNIGLVYSSLGEKQDALRYYNQALPIFRAVEERRGEAISLTSIGLVYSDLGEKQEALKYYNQALPINRAVRDKEGEANTLFHMANLERDRGNLKEAQTQIQAAIEIIEDLRTKIADKELRASYFASVQVYYKFYIDLLMEQHKKDPSKGYDALALEVSDRSRARVLIELLTEANIDIKKGIDPTLLAEERRLQGQINAQEKLLSELSSKKETPEQVLTNTKQKIEDILKQQRELQIKIRAKNPEYADLIYPKPLTLKEIQQQLDKDTLLLQYSLGKERSYLWAVTPDSLYSYELPGSEKIDKAAKNLYNNLRNPGMQGVSPEDTGKAANELSQLILAPVADKLGKKRLVIVGDDALQYIPFAALTDLTPQPPSLSGKGEQDKLPSPPRRGVGEEVNYQPLVVNHEIISLPSASTIAILRKQIKGRIKAPKTLAILADPVFSANDQRVTNKSSNVANNNVDQQVEESALKRSTRNMNRSEIGRLPGTEQEAQEILKLVPASENLQAFGFDANYNWATSDQLSQYKMLHFATHGFLDSTDPELSGIVLSLIDKQGKSQRGFLRLTDIFNLNFPAELVVLSACSTGLGKEVKGEGLVGLTRGLMYAGAARVVVSLWNVNDKATSLLMSQFYSEMLQQGKTPAAALRAAQLKMWEQEKWRNPYSWSAFTLLGEWR
- a CDS encoding trypsin-like serine peptidase; the protein is MKSIFTSRQFIFPCIATIGIGILGIWASVSAKPQTPPSFTKAENPGEFKLEGKGEPSVLNQKEELPGERAIVGSKDDRIPMTSRDYPWSAIGKIEGVGADGSGYSCTGTLIAEDVVLTNAHCVVNPETRKISQAIAFEPNLVNGVVKSKNDIAYATNVYYGTDFKNGTLADYANDWAILKLNKPIGKKYGYLGWKSLPSSTLVGDTKKFSLVGYSGDFPNPEIKGLETYTAGKSMTAGVHLGCSILRRQGNLLYHNCDSNHGASGGAIIGNINGKYYIFALHSGSNEVNGLLLNRAVEMSRLDEWLQGN